In Desulfosediminicola ganghwensis, a single window of DNA contains:
- a CDS encoding IS4 family transposase: MPMLPGFHLPKRGRKPHSQQQKFARKITSLRQNSFKQIGEIFGQFIPTKLLKQDPSGKMSRRRLFTKENTFWSFLGQVLDADGGCREAVKKLQSYASNHGLRLPSSSTASYCCARKKLDENLLVEVFQHTAKWSGARRASHSLNDRQVIVVDGTGVTMADTAENQELWPQSSNQKPGCGFPSARICAYFSLQTGTMLSYAIGNKKSNELPLFRKQWSTFEAGDIFLGDKGFCSYFDLAELKKRCVDSVITLARRKPVGRKNCIKEFAPDDLLIEWKKPVYREMVSYSRKTWEDLPDKLVMRQIKVKVTQSGFRTKEFHIVTTLIDQDQYLKDEIAALYLKRWDVELFFRDIKTTMGFDILRCQSPEMIKKEILMYFIAYNCIRRIMLQATQLVDIDIRSISFKGSLQAIRSWEPRLGSSRLSTNERQNMLSDLSFVVARCKVFDRPGRSDPRCLKRRPKPYQLLNKPRSEMVEIQHRSRYEKKA; the protein is encoded by the coding sequence ATGCCAATGTTGCCCGGTTTTCACCTTCCCAAACGAGGTAGAAAACCTCATAGCCAACAACAAAAATTTGCTCGAAAAATCACTTCCCTCAGACAGAACTCTTTTAAACAGATAGGAGAGATTTTTGGGCAATTCATTCCCACGAAATTGCTCAAACAGGATCCTTCGGGAAAGATGAGCAGACGACGTTTGTTTACCAAGGAAAACACTTTTTGGTCCTTCTTAGGCCAAGTCCTTGATGCAGACGGTGGATGTAGAGAAGCTGTAAAAAAGTTGCAATCATATGCATCTAACCACGGCCTTCGGCTTCCATCATCATCTACCGCTTCATATTGCTGTGCACGTAAGAAATTAGATGAAAATCTGCTTGTTGAGGTGTTTCAACATACTGCTAAATGGTCCGGAGCACGACGTGCATCTCATTCATTAAATGATCGCCAGGTAATTGTTGTTGATGGGACAGGTGTTACAATGGCGGATACAGCAGAAAATCAAGAGCTTTGGCCACAGTCATCGAACCAGAAACCAGGATGCGGCTTCCCCTCAGCACGAATATGCGCATACTTTTCATTGCAAACCGGAACAATGCTCAGCTATGCCATCGGTAATAAAAAGAGTAACGAACTTCCATTGTTCCGTAAGCAGTGGTCCACCTTTGAGGCTGGTGATATCTTTCTTGGTGATAAAGGTTTTTGTAGTTACTTCGATTTAGCCGAGCTGAAAAAACGCTGTGTTGATAGTGTGATAACACTTGCTCGTAGAAAACCAGTCGGTAGGAAAAACTGCATTAAAGAATTCGCTCCTGATGATCTACTGATTGAATGGAAAAAACCAGTATACAGGGAAATGGTGTCGTATTCGCGGAAAACCTGGGAGGACCTTCCCGACAAACTCGTTATGAGACAAATCAAAGTAAAGGTGACTCAATCAGGGTTTAGAACAAAAGAATTTCATATTGTTACCACGCTAATCGATCAAGATCAGTACCTGAAAGACGAAATTGCAGCGTTATACCTTAAGCGTTGGGATGTCGAACTTTTCTTTCGTGATATCAAGACAACGATGGGATTTGATATCCTCCGGTGCCAATCGCCTGAAATGATAAAGAAAGAAATTTTAATGTACTTCATAGCGTACAACTGCATCCGGCGCATAATGTTACAAGCGACACAGCTGGTAGACATTGATATCCGGTCTATCAGTTTCAAAGGAAGTCTACAGGCTATTAGAAGTTGGGAACCACGGTTGGGGTCCTCTAGGTTGAGCACAAATGAAAGACAAAACATGCTCTCAGATTTATCCTTTGTCGTGGCTCGTTGCAAAGTTTTCGACAGGCCTGGACGAAGCGATCCGCGGTGTCTTAAGCGAAGACCAAAACCTTATCAGTTACTCAACAAACCTAGGAGTGAAATGGTCGAAATACAGCATCGGAGCAGATATGAAAAAAAGGCTTAA
- a CDS encoding LysE family translocator codes for MTIESWLLFLSITLVATLSPGSATLVVTANALQYGPNRAILTILGNISGLFMMSLCSVIGLSTIILYSNLGFTLVKTFGALYLIYLGIKYWQKGITLAPSTPTSAARLEKNNFRLYTQGVLVALTNPKAIAFTSALFPQFINPAEPLASQFLVLVSSLMSCSFSCLLCYAHLSNSIGRKALALLNGRTWGKAFGSLFIASGLALATLKND; via the coding sequence ATGACCATTGAAAGTTGGCTGTTGTTTCTGTCTATTACCCTTGTTGCTACACTTAGCCCGGGTTCTGCCACTCTGGTAGTAACAGCCAATGCCTTACAGTATGGCCCAAACCGTGCTATCCTGACAATCCTTGGCAATATCAGTGGCTTGTTTATGATGTCTCTCTGTTCAGTGATTGGGCTGAGCACCATAATTCTTTATTCCAACCTTGGCTTCACCCTGGTCAAAACCTTTGGCGCTCTCTATCTGATCTATCTCGGAATAAAATACTGGCAGAAGGGAATCACCCTTGCCCCCAGTACCCCAACGTCTGCTGCGCGTCTGGAAAAAAATAACTTTCGTCTGTACACCCAAGGCGTGCTTGTGGCTCTGACCAATCCGAAAGCGATCGCCTTCACCTCCGCACTTTTCCCACAATTCATTAACCCGGCAGAGCCTCTGGCATCACAATTCCTGGTTCTGGTGTCATCGCTCATGTCATGTTCCTTTAGCTGCCTTCTCTGTTATGCACATCTTTCCAATTCTATCGGCCGTAAAGCTCTGGCTTTACTGAACGGCCGAACCTGGGGAAAAGCATTCGGCTCACTCTTCATCGCCTCAGGGTTAGCCCTTGCCACCCTGAAAAACGATTAG
- a CDS encoding GNAT family N-acetyltransferase, with translation MPKIIDCCHLDKYQQARIANSLRSQLIGFNSTFCDDSEIMPVLFTIKQQGEICGGLVGRIAWEWMHIEIIWLSSGLRNKGFGRQLIEKAEKIARQKGCTGVHLDTFSFQAPDFYTGIGYKIFGKIEDYPKGQCRYFLKKKFADQ, from the coding sequence ATGCCGAAAATTATTGATTGTTGCCATCTTGATAAATACCAGCAGGCCCGAATCGCAAACAGTCTGCGCTCTCAACTCATCGGCTTCAACAGCACGTTCTGTGATGACTCAGAAATCATGCCAGTCCTGTTCACGATCAAGCAGCAGGGGGAAATATGCGGGGGACTTGTCGGCCGTATAGCCTGGGAATGGATGCATATAGAGATCATCTGGCTCTCCTCCGGGCTTCGAAACAAAGGGTTCGGTAGACAACTCATTGAAAAAGCAGAGAAGATTGCCCGGCAAAAAGGCTGCACCGGCGTTCATCTGGATACCTTCAGCTTCCAGGCACCAGATTTCTATACCGGTATCGGCTATAAGATCTTCGGTAAAATAGAAGATTATCCAAAGGGCCAGTGCAGATATTTTCTCAAAAAGAAATTCGCAGACCAATAA
- a CDS encoding DUF4129 domain-containing transglutaminase family protein codes for MKVPSPLIAATALFWAVESNNLLIGFLLAALIAGSSVMPRRLHFSDNDFIRISDLTSVIFLLTAALILLNVDKVLFLKTLVIWQPLILAPVLLAQLYTGRQQIVIGTGLGGGKKKGYKHEPLDFRHFYLGGCLFAAAMANSRGIYFYPFAGALSFWLLLVNRSRAFSVVSFSAIFVCALSLGYLGMKGAEDLHHYLRQKARMYMQDYFAAKFTDPYQSHLSYGNIGRLKGSSKIVMWVDSPDIKLKLLKQATYETYGKQAWHSSNQFEHLMPRGIFWHLMAAPYDSGKLATIEFYLPKEKGLLPYPYGSYKMRAPDIYEAEQKRDGTTRILDAPPLVTYEIFYDQKISRKSDEMLQKHLLVSGEQKELLESIASEFALEGASVSDRLEQVRTFLATGFTYSLDVERQSWQTFAKDPLETFLLKTKSGHCELYATAATLLLRQLGVPSRYVTGFAISEKERFGERYVVRERHAHAWSEALVGNRWVVVDTTPADWLGLELENRSSFEWLGDLWALLKLKYDQFRIHSEFDYRYTLSAIIVFLSLILIYRIYRRINVRKVSQGAVIVRKEFPSQPTPLAKIEQTLAKSGLPRKSGEPFLSWAHRIDAIGNDELSGLREIFRLHLKMRFDPGGVNAAELAQFEDLVERWLVHYQQKAGSELT; via the coding sequence ATGAAGGTACCCTCACCTCTCATAGCGGCCACTGCTCTTTTCTGGGCGGTGGAGAGCAATAACCTGCTGATTGGTTTCTTGCTTGCCGCACTGATTGCCGGGTCGTCTGTCATGCCGCGGCGTCTGCATTTTTCTGATAACGATTTTATACGTATTTCAGATCTTACTTCTGTAATTTTTCTGCTTACAGCGGCACTTATCCTGCTCAATGTGGATAAGGTTCTGTTTTTGAAAACACTTGTTATATGGCAGCCCCTGATTCTTGCTCCTGTTCTTCTTGCCCAGCTGTATACCGGCAGGCAGCAGATAGTCATAGGCACAGGACTCGGGGGCGGTAAAAAGAAGGGTTACAAGCATGAGCCGCTGGATTTCAGGCATTTTTACCTCGGTGGTTGCCTGTTTGCAGCGGCAATGGCCAATAGTCGGGGGATCTATTTCTATCCTTTTGCCGGTGCACTCAGTTTCTGGTTATTGCTGGTGAATCGTAGCCGGGCATTTTCTGTGGTGAGTTTTAGCGCGATTTTTGTCTGTGCGCTCTCGCTCGGTTATCTGGGCATGAAAGGCGCGGAAGATCTGCATCATTACCTGCGGCAAAAAGCACGAATGTATATGCAGGACTATTTCGCCGCCAAGTTTACCGACCCGTACCAATCTCACCTGAGTTATGGAAATATCGGGAGGCTCAAAGGCTCCAGCAAAATTGTGATGTGGGTGGATTCTCCGGATATTAAACTTAAACTGCTGAAACAGGCCACATATGAAACGTATGGCAAGCAGGCATGGCACAGCAGCAACCAGTTTGAGCACCTGATGCCACGCGGCATTTTCTGGCACCTGATGGCAGCCCCTTATGACTCAGGCAAACTTGCCACCATTGAGTTTTATCTACCGAAAGAGAAAGGGTTATTGCCCTATCCTTATGGTAGCTACAAAATGCGGGCGCCTGACATCTATGAGGCGGAGCAGAAGCGGGATGGCACGACCCGTATTCTTGATGCGCCTCCTCTGGTAACCTATGAAATTTTCTACGATCAGAAGATTAGCAGAAAGTCGGATGAGATGTTGCAAAAGCATCTTCTTGTGTCAGGGGAGCAAAAAGAGCTGCTGGAATCAATCGCTTCTGAGTTTGCCCTGGAGGGGGCCTCGGTGAGTGATCGTCTGGAGCAGGTGCGCACTTTTCTGGCAACAGGTTTTACGTATTCGCTCGATGTGGAGCGGCAGAGCTGGCAAACATTTGCTAAAGATCCGCTTGAGACCTTTTTGCTGAAGACAAAATCGGGGCATTGTGAATTGTACGCTACTGCCGCGACACTTCTGCTGCGACAGCTTGGTGTTCCAAGCCGTTATGTGACAGGTTTTGCCATCAGCGAGAAAGAACGGTTCGGAGAACGTTATGTGGTTCGAGAGCGCCACGCCCACGCATGGAGTGAGGCCCTCGTCGGCAACAGGTGGGTCGTGGTCGACACTACACCTGCCGACTGGCTCGGCTTAGAGCTTGAAAACCGCTCCAGTTTCGAGTGGCTGGGAGATCTCTGGGCTCTCTTAAAACTCAAATATGACCAGTTCAGGATACACAGCGAGTTCGATTATCGATATACACTCTCGGCTATAATCGTCTTTCTCTCACTGATCTTGATTTACCGGATTTACAGACGGATCAATGTGCGTAAAGTCAGTCAGGGTGCAGTCATCGTGCGCAAGGAGTTCCCGTCTCAGCCGACACCGTTGGCAAAAATTGAGCAGACACTGGCCAAGTCAGGCCTGCCCAGAAAAAGTGGCGAACCTTTTTTAAGTTGGGCACACCGGATAGATGCAATCGGTAATGACGAACTCTCTGGCTTACGTGAGATATTCCGGTTGCATCTGAAGATGCGCTTCGATCCGGGTGGAGTAAATGCAGCCGAGTTGGCTCAATTCGAGGATCTCGTTGAACGTTGGCTTGTTCATTATCAACAGAAGGCTGGTTCAGAGCTTACTTAA
- a CDS encoding DUF58 domain-containing protein, producing the protein MSPRLYRLYCRLTKIKRKVSRKVSHTGRVLIVFAALCVLFGLNTRQTMMYQLASLSVMLLLLAFPLALRFDIRLRVRRILPETCTAGEKLTYLLDLQNQDSATSNGLFFTEFSSTDFPTYQEFSTLREDGETRRNYFDRKFGYYRWLWLLKQKAGARFVTSSLPPLQPDEHTQAEVSFTPLRRGYVQLGGYSIYRLEPLGLMKKELFFKDEAKLLVLPKRYSVLQTEQSGMQSQLLAGTGSGGRHGSSGEFVTLREYNSGDPLKHIDWKATARTGEPVVRQFQDEHFSLSGLMLDIYPLPEERALFEEAVSVAASIITAESRGACGVGLLCAGTTCISADSSGRSGGSSLGEKQKMLEFLACVQPAESVQFSEIVDNITYNADYLGSLIVILVSLDEKRRDLLNRLRALGRPCEVVLVTADPDKSRDVIEEHALHPVRLFDIREKSKVVDLT; encoded by the coding sequence ATGAGCCCGCGATTGTACAGGCTGTATTGCCGCTTGACCAAAATCAAGCGGAAAGTTTCACGGAAAGTAAGTCATACCGGTAGAGTGTTGATTGTTTTTGCCGCCCTCTGCGTCCTCTTTGGCCTGAACACACGGCAGACCATGATGTACCAGTTAGCTTCACTGTCTGTCATGTTGCTGTTACTGGCATTTCCGCTTGCATTGCGTTTTGATATCAGGCTGCGGGTTCGCAGGATACTTCCCGAAACTTGTACCGCAGGAGAAAAGCTTACCTACCTGCTCGATCTGCAAAACCAGGACTCAGCAACCTCCAATGGTCTCTTTTTCACAGAATTTTCCAGCACAGATTTCCCGACGTATCAGGAATTTTCAACGTTGCGGGAAGATGGCGAGACCCGGAGAAATTATTTTGACCGAAAGTTTGGCTACTATCGCTGGCTCTGGTTGCTGAAACAAAAGGCTGGTGCCAGATTCGTCACTTCATCTCTCCCACCACTGCAGCCGGATGAGCATACCCAGGCAGAGGTCTCATTCACTCCTCTCCGCAGAGGATATGTGCAACTTGGCGGCTACTCTATTTATCGGCTGGAGCCCCTGGGCCTGATGAAAAAAGAATTGTTTTTCAAAGATGAGGCGAAGCTCCTGGTGTTACCGAAGAGGTATTCCGTGCTTCAGACAGAGCAGAGTGGAATGCAGTCACAGCTCCTGGCCGGAACCGGTTCAGGGGGAAGGCATGGCTCCTCGGGAGAATTTGTCACGCTGAGGGAATACAATTCCGGCGATCCATTGAAACATATTGATTGGAAGGCAACAGCACGGACAGGTGAACCGGTTGTCCGCCAGTTTCAGGACGAACATTTCTCATTGAGCGGGTTGATGCTCGATATCTATCCGCTGCCGGAAGAACGGGCTCTGTTTGAAGAGGCCGTATCCGTGGCCGCTTCGATCATTACCGCCGAAAGCAGGGGGGCTTGCGGCGTGGGCCTGTTATGTGCCGGCACAACGTGTATATCTGCTGATTCATCAGGCCGGAGTGGTGGAAGTAGTCTGGGTGAAAAACAGAAAATGCTGGAGTTTCTTGCCTGTGTTCAGCCGGCAGAGTCAGTGCAGTTTTCAGAGATTGTCGACAATATAACCTATAATGCAGATTATCTCGGCAGCCTGATTGTCATCCTGGTAAGCCTTGATGAAAAGCGTCGGGATTTGCTCAATCGTTTAAGAGCATTGGGAAGACCTTGTGAGGTGGTTCTCGTTACGGCTGATCCTGACAAGAGCAGGGATGTCATAGAGGAGCATGCGCTGCATCCTGTTCGCTTGTTTGATATACGCGAAAAATCGAAAGTGGTTGACCTAACATGA
- a CDS encoding AAA family ATPase — MLDSEEIQPESTMDYARAAEIYQAISQNIQSIVRGKEQTVKLLLAAFFSSGHVLLEDVPGTGKTTLAKTLAKSVATMFSRLQFTPDLLPSDIVGVSLYRQHSGEFEFVRGPVFTNILLADEINRASPRTQSALLEAMEERQVTVEGRKYPLTRLFFVIATQNPIESHGTYPLPESQMDRFMIELSPGYLDRDSEAMVLNDQFSSHPLESVRPVATEQDVVEMAAALKSIRITEELRYYVVDLVSATRSSENVVVGASVRASIALLRISQALALFAGREFVVPGDIIEAAPYVLGHRLQLTSQARFSGVTRTAVVNTILHNVAMPK, encoded by the coding sequence ATGCTTGATAGTGAAGAGATTCAACCGGAGTCAACAATGGACTATGCCCGGGCGGCTGAAATCTACCAGGCTATTTCTCAAAACATACAGAGTATAGTCAGGGGCAAGGAACAGACGGTAAAATTATTGCTGGCCGCCTTTTTCTCCAGTGGTCATGTTCTGCTCGAAGATGTTCCTGGTACCGGAAAAACTACCCTGGCGAAAACCCTGGCCAAATCCGTGGCGACGATGTTCAGTCGCTTGCAGTTCACCCCCGACCTGCTACCCTCGGATATCGTTGGTGTCTCTTTGTATCGGCAGCATAGCGGGGAGTTTGAGTTTGTACGCGGCCCGGTCTTTACTAACATCCTGCTGGCGGACGAGATCAACAGGGCCAGTCCCCGAACGCAATCCGCGCTCCTTGAAGCGATGGAGGAGCGCCAGGTCACCGTTGAGGGTCGAAAGTACCCGCTTACCAGACTCTTTTTTGTTATAGCAACCCAAAACCCGATTGAGTCACATGGTACCTATCCGTTGCCCGAGTCCCAGATGGACAGGTTTATGATCGAGCTCTCACCAGGGTATCTGGATCGCGACTCAGAGGCGATGGTGTTGAACGATCAGTTTTCTTCGCACCCTCTCGAGAGTGTGCGGCCGGTTGCCACCGAACAGGATGTGGTGGAGATGGCCGCCGCCTTGAAATCAATACGCATCACTGAAGAGCTTCGTTATTATGTTGTCGATCTGGTGAGTGCCACCCGAAGCTCTGAAAATGTGGTTGTTGGTGCCAGTGTAAGGGCATCCATCGCTCTGTTGAGAATATCGCAGGCCCTGGCTCTCTTCGCCGGGCGTGAGTTTGTGGTACCGGGAGATATTATCGAGGCGGCACCATATGTCCTTGGCCATCGGCTTCAACTCACCTCCCAGGCCCGATTTTCCGGCGTGACCAGAACGGCAGTGGTCAATACAATCCTCCATAATGTTGCTATGCCAAAATGA
- a CDS encoding fatty acid--CoA ligase translates to MVQDYQPGESYAYPLLIKQLLKTALVQAPDQEIVYRDKLRYTYRDLENRIKRLASTLTQAGMTHGDTVAVFDYDSNRFLECFFAIPMMGCVMQMVNWRLSTRQLVYTINHAEAKLVIINSDFLPLINEIREHLVDVEKIIVIAENPSYPESSLEIYGDYDELLSEASPEYNFPDFDENTKATTFYTTGTTGDPKGVHFTHRQLVLHTLSLTIALSSYETIGRFRSNDVYMPLTPMFHVHAWGIPYVATLLGAKQVYPGKYEPEVLLKLLATEGVSASHCVPTVLQMIVTSPAAKTVDLSNWKVIIGGSKLSAGQAKAANELGITVYTGYGMSETCPVISLSTPKTMMLDQMDDDDMLDIVVKTGLPIPLVEFEVVDVEGTPQAHDGMSVGEVVFRAPWLTNDYFKAPEKSSELWVNGWMHSGDVGHIDKHGYLQVTDRIKDVIKTGGEWISSLDLENCISKHPAVLESAAIGIPDTKWGERPLLIVKLKPEMAGAADQESLKGFMKEAAAEGVIPKYAVPDTIHVVEELPKTSVGKLNKRMMRTEFGRNE, encoded by the coding sequence ATGGTTCAGGACTATCAGCCAGGTGAAAGTTACGCGTACCCTTTACTCATTAAGCAGTTGCTCAAAACCGCCCTTGTCCAGGCCCCGGATCAGGAAATTGTTTACCGGGACAAACTCAGATACACCTACCGCGATCTTGAAAATCGCATTAAACGGCTTGCTTCAACACTCACCCAAGCCGGCATGACCCATGGAGACACTGTTGCTGTTTTCGATTACGACAGTAATCGTTTCCTGGAATGCTTTTTCGCTATCCCCATGATGGGCTGCGTTATGCAGATGGTAAATTGGCGGCTCTCAACCAGGCAACTGGTCTATACCATTAATCATGCCGAGGCCAAGCTGGTTATCATCAATTCTGATTTCCTACCCCTTATCAACGAAATCAGAGAACATCTCGTTGACGTGGAAAAAATTATCGTCATCGCCGAAAACCCCTCATACCCTGAGAGTTCTCTTGAGATTTACGGAGATTACGACGAGTTGCTCAGTGAGGCTTCCCCTGAATACAACTTTCCGGATTTTGACGAAAACACCAAGGCAACGACCTTTTATACAACCGGCACTACCGGTGATCCCAAGGGCGTTCATTTCACGCACCGTCAGCTTGTTCTGCACACCCTGTCCCTCACCATCGCCCTTTCAAGCTACGAGACCATAGGCCGATTTCGCTCAAACGACGTCTACATGCCGCTCACCCCCATGTTTCATGTGCATGCCTGGGGTATCCCATATGTTGCAACACTGCTGGGAGCCAAACAGGTCTATCCTGGCAAGTACGAGCCGGAGGTTCTGTTGAAACTTCTGGCCACCGAGGGTGTCAGCGCATCACATTGCGTACCGACGGTGCTGCAGATGATCGTAACCAGCCCCGCCGCCAAAACGGTTGATCTCTCAAACTGGAAAGTCATTATCGGTGGTTCAAAACTGTCTGCCGGCCAGGCAAAGGCTGCCAATGAGCTTGGTATCACTGTCTACACTGGCTACGGTATGTCTGAAACGTGTCCGGTTATCAGCCTTTCCACACCGAAGACAATGATGCTCGACCAAATGGATGATGACGATATGCTTGATATCGTAGTCAAAACCGGGCTACCCATTCCCTTAGTTGAATTTGAGGTCGTCGATGTAGAGGGAACTCCGCAAGCCCACGATGGCATGTCCGTGGGAGAAGTTGTCTTTCGTGCCCCCTGGCTTACCAACGATTACTTCAAGGCTCCCGAGAAATCCTCGGAACTCTGGGTTAATGGCTGGATGCATAGCGGTGACGTCGGTCATATCGACAAGCACGGCTACCTTCAGGTTACCGACAGGATCAAAGATGTCATCAAGACAGGCGGTGAGTGGATATCATCCCTGGATCTTGAGAATTGCATCAGCAAACACCCTGCAGTACTTGAATCCGCTGCTATCGGTATCCCTGATACCAAATGGGGAGAGCGACCATTACTCATCGTTAAACTCAAGCCCGAGATGGCGGGTGCGGCGGACCAGGAAAGCCTGAAAGGGTTTATGAAAGAAGCCGCCGCCGAAGGAGTAATCCCCAAATATGCGGTCCCCGATACAATCCATGTGGTGGAAGAGTTGCCAAAGACCAGTGTTGGCAAACTCAACAAGCGTATGATGCGGACAGAATTTGGTCGTAACGAGTAA
- a CDS encoding GntR family transcriptional regulator: protein MSAWYSLDCRQSTRSFLVSQKTMPILKRTYKDQVTEYIYDLVLDGDLSPGDQIKESWLAAEMGISRAPIREALKELITNGIIEYRPQVGNFITHLSPKEIIDAYTTRGILEGYAIMITRKQFSEDEIEELEGMTKLMEKYALKDNRKMVVNVGDTFHSLLISKNKNIQLIDYTERLSQKLHILFYKFWSKLYTPTEIGERHLRIVTSLKSGDPHRIEETIRDHYTETGTKIAELRKPEIRKK from the coding sequence ATGAGTGCATGGTATAGCCTGGATTGTCGACAATCGACCAGATCATTTTTAGTCTCCCAAAAAACTATGCCCATTCTCAAGCGAACATACAAAGATCAAGTAACTGAATATATTTATGACCTTGTTCTCGACGGGGATCTCTCACCTGGTGATCAAATAAAAGAGAGTTGGCTCGCCGCTGAAATGGGCATAAGCAGGGCACCGATCCGGGAAGCGCTTAAAGAACTCATAACCAACGGCATTATTGAATATCGTCCCCAGGTCGGCAACTTCATAACCCACCTTTCGCCCAAGGAAATTATCGACGCCTATACTACCCGCGGAATCCTTGAAGGCTACGCCATCATGATCACCAGGAAGCAGTTCTCTGAGGATGAGATAGAAGAGCTTGAAGGCATGACCAAACTCATGGAAAAATATGCTCTCAAGGATAATCGAAAAATGGTGGTTAACGTCGGCGACACCTTCCACAGCCTCCTTATCAGCAAAAATAAGAATATCCAGCTCATTGACTACACAGAGCGCTTGAGCCAGAAGCTCCATATCCTCTTCTATAAATTCTGGAGTAAGCTCTACACGCCTACAGAAATTGGCGAGCGCCACCTTCGCATCGTCACAAGCCTGAAATCTGGTGATCCCCACCGTATTGAAGAAACCATCCGGGATCATTATACCGAAACAGGTACCAAAATCGCGGAACTGCGCAAGCCTGAGATCCGCAAAAAATAA
- a CDS encoding ATP-grasp domain-containing protein — protein sequence MFLQTLHSSGSTVKAPGSDILFSNFNYNPDTYYFLYVGDLKNYSLNYFVRECLERRLNKKNIQFIAIVPDVCIQYNYLNIMVINPVANEDMIQNHNFSGNGNPPRKSCRLKSSTFMGAVSSSPSVKALIETILQNQNQLYVNLYESLVEMDLDSIEGVSILGPDKHIAKMYNNKVVQRQMLQDVVPLIEGFNCTSRQELLETTAALWQEWPAGIFVSAAYSAGGANSAITFCQQEVMEKFTEEECEYVVTRYLPHDLDPTVLAVVANEEDVYIAGIADQSIIDGNRFVGSSFPSAATDEQKQELRELTIAVGKVLGKAGYRGIFGCDYLIDREGQIHFLEINARKQGTTLEFCFTLEQSLPEGSPMLPELEYFAVTENRFPPTTREMNGNHRGIHWGTYNYKITSTQHTKGYIPQNPYERETFKKIARKELLKDFVILEHIGTNFLVSPGTFLARVVSVARCQEDVAEGLCQGVGFIQQTIQDAQ from the coding sequence ATGTTTCTACAAACGCTCCACTCATCCGGTTCAACAGTTAAAGCCCCTGGCTCGGACATTCTGTTCTCCAACTTCAACTACAATCCGGATACATATTACTTTCTCTATGTCGGTGACCTGAAGAATTATAGCCTCAACTATTTCGTTCGCGAGTGTCTTGAACGGCGGTTGAACAAAAAGAATATTCAGTTTATCGCTATCGTCCCGGACGTCTGCATTCAATATAACTACCTGAACATCATGGTGATAAACCCGGTGGCCAACGAAGATATGATCCAGAATCATAACTTCAGCGGCAATGGTAACCCGCCACGTAAAAGCTGCCGGTTAAAATCCTCAACGTTCATGGGTGCAGTCTCAAGTTCTCCTTCTGTCAAAGCGCTGATCGAAACCATTCTTCAGAACCAGAATCAGCTCTATGTCAACCTCTATGAAAGTCTGGTTGAAATGGATCTCGACTCTATTGAGGGTGTTTCAATTCTCGGGCCCGACAAACACATTGCCAAAATGTACAACAACAAAGTTGTCCAACGGCAAATGCTGCAGGATGTTGTCCCGCTGATCGAAGGTTTCAACTGTACAAGCCGGCAGGAATTACTTGAGACTACAGCCGCCCTTTGGCAGGAGTGGCCGGCAGGAATCTTTGTAAGCGCTGCCTACTCAGCCGGTGGTGCCAACTCTGCCATCACTTTTTGCCAGCAGGAGGTGATGGAAAAATTTACTGAAGAAGAGTGCGAATATGTGGTCACCCGCTATCTGCCCCACGATCTTGACCCCACCGTTCTCGCTGTTGTAGCCAATGAAGAAGATGTCTATATAGCAGGAATTGCAGATCAATCCATCATTGACGGTAACAGGTTTGTGGGTTCAAGCTTTCCCTCGGCAGCAACTGACGAGCAAAAACAGGAGCTACGGGAGCTTACTATCGCAGTGGGTAAAGTCCTGGGAAAGGCAGGATATCGTGGGATTTTCGGCTGCGATTACCTGATCGACAGAGAAGGCCAGATCCACTTTCTGGAAATTAACGCCAGAAAACAGGGCACGACTCTCGAATTCTGCTTCACCCTGGAGCAGTCGCTGCCGGAAGGCTCGCCAATGTTGCCGGAGCTTGAGTACTTTGCCGTCACCGAAAACCGCTTCCCGCCCACCACCCGCGAAATGAATGGCAACCACCGTGGAATCCACTGGGGCACCTATAACTACAAAATCACTTCAACCCAACACACCAAGGGCTACATCCCGCAAAACCCTTACGAACGGGAAACCTTCAAAAAAATTGCCCGCAAAGAACTGCTCAAGGATTTCGTAATACTCGAACATATCGGCACCAACTTTCTTGTGTCACCCGGAACCTTTTTAGCCAGGGTGGTCTCAGTCGCCCGTTGCCAGGAAGATGTCGCTGAAGGACTCTGCCAGGGAGTCGGCTTTATCCAGCAAACAATTCAGGACGCACAATAA